One stretch of Pseudoalteromonas shioyasakiensis DNA includes these proteins:
- a CDS encoding RDD family protein, with protein sequence MSAEFPRAGFWRRFASLIYDTLVIIAFAMLTTVLYLLAVQGLISLDLLSIGDAEDVSAFIQNSPLLYGIRSALLVIVSISFFSYFWAKSGQTIGMRAWRLKVQTLDGQLISWQQGALRAITALLGLGNLVVLVDFKNKRALQDYIAKTEVITLTKEENKRIYRSLD encoded by the coding sequence ATGTCAGCTGAGTTTCCACGTGCCGGTTTCTGGCGCCGCTTTGCCTCTTTAATCTACGATACCTTGGTTATCATTGCCTTTGCGATGCTGACTACCGTACTGTATTTATTAGCTGTTCAAGGGCTAATTTCTTTAGACTTACTAAGCATTGGTGACGCTGAGGATGTATCTGCTTTCATTCAAAACTCGCCATTACTGTATGGCATTCGAAGTGCATTATTGGTAATAGTGAGTATTAGTTTCTTTAGCTACTTTTGGGCTAAGAGTGGCCAAACAATTGGTATGCGGGCATGGCGTTTAAAGGTGCAAACCCTCGATGGTCAATTAATTAGCTGGCAACAAGGTGCACTTAGAGCCATTACTGCGCTATTAGGTTTAGGTAATTTAGTGGTGTTGGTGGATTTTAAAAATAAGCGCGCATTGCAAGATTACATCGCAAAAACTGAAGTGATCACCCTCACCAAAGAAGAAAATAAACGTATTTATCGCTCACTTGATTAA